In one Ananas comosus cultivar F153 linkage group 12, ASM154086v1, whole genome shotgun sequence genomic region, the following are encoded:
- the LOC109718534 gene encoding probable aspartic protease At2g35615 has translation MSVEIQTHYFRYGDDTYTKGALAADHFALASNLGGGSETVNGVVFGCSYSSSPDMYPGSRAVGGIIGMGTGPRSFIRQLGTRAKGRFSYCLVSPHHNGTSHLRFGSDIERIKNAQTTRLLSDPATLHYPLDLKDLSIDGRLLHLPPNTFAPGPDWSRGCVVDSGSWLTYLTGTAFDTLVESLEEHFRKYQSLVRVEGSEPLRLQLCYKKPRGFAAYPTIGFHFRGAVFRPKAANMFYIDEGSSKFCLFIKKRSQTLLGAVLQQNYRMVFDINKHKLTFAEEDCARD, from the coding sequence ATGTCTGTGGAAATTCAAACTCATTATTTCAGGTACGGTGATGATACCTACACGAAGGGTGCTCTAGCGGCCGATCACTTCGCGCTTGCGTCGAACCTGGGTGGCGGCTCGGAGACTGTGAACGGTGTGGTGTTCGGCTGCTCGTACTCGAGCAGCCCTGACATGTACCCAGGAAGCCGGGCCGTCGGCGGGATAATTGGCATGGGAACTGGCCCAAGGTCTTTCATAAGGCAGCTGGGAACCCGGGCGAAGGGCCGCTTCTCGTACTGCCTGGTCTCGCCGCATCACAACGGGACAAGCCATCTTCGGTTCGGCAGCGACATCGAGCGAATCAAGAACGCGCAAACTACGCGGCTCCTGTCGGACCCGGCGACCTTGCATTACCCTCTCGACCTAAAGGATCTTAGCATTGACGGCCGGCTGCTTCATCTGCCGCCGAATACTTTCGCACCGGGGCCAGACTGGTCCCGCGGCTGCGTTGTAGATTCGGGCTCATGGCTCACCTACCTGACCGGCACGGCCTTCGATACTCTGGTCGAGTCTTTAGAGGAACACTTCAGAAAGTATCAGAGTCTTGTGAGGGTTGAGGGTTCGGAACCGCTGAGGCTGCAGTTGTGTTACAAGAAGCCGAGGGGGTTCGCAGCCTACCCGACCATAGGGTTTCATTTTAGAGGTGCTGTTTTCCGCCCAAAGGCGGCAAACATGTTCTACATCGATGAGGGGTCGAGCAAGTTTTGTCTCTTCATCAAGAAGCGCTCGCAAACATTGCTCGGAGCCGTGTTGCAGCAGAACTATCGGATGGTGTTCGACATCAACAAGCACAAACTAACGTTTGCTGAAGAGGATTGCGCTCGAGattga